Proteins encoded within one genomic window of Neodiprion fabricii isolate iyNeoFabr1 chromosome 6, iyNeoFabr1.1, whole genome shotgun sequence:
- the LOC124185503 gene encoding aldo-keto reductase family 1 member B1-like — translation MSPTVVPKVKFNNGKEIPVFGLGTWKSKPGEVTQAVKDAIDIGYRHIDCAHVYGNEKEVGAALKAKFAEGVVKREDLFITSKLWNTFHRPDLVEPALKTTLSDLGLEYIDLYLIHWPFGYKEDPTTLFPSNPDGTVAYSDVDYLDTWKAMEAVNKKGLAKSIGVSNFNSEQLERVVKNAEILPVTNQVECHPYLPQLKLSEFCKSKNIILTGYSPLGSPDRPWAKPGDPQLLEDAKLKELAVKYKKTPAQVVIRYQIDRGHVVIPKSVTKSRIAENFNVFDFKLAPEDIEYINSFDCNGRICPLDNVKTHKYWPFQIPY, via the exons ATGTCGCCTACCGTAGTGCCGAAAGTGAAGTTCAACAACGGAAAGGAAATCCCGGTCTTCGGTCTGGGGACGTGGAAG TCAAAGCCCGGCGAAGTTACTCAGGCGGTGAAGGACGCGATCGACATCGGCTACCGGCACATCGATTGCGCCCACGTATACGGAAACGAGAAGGAAGTCGGTGCGGCGCTGAAGGCGAAATTCGCCGAAGGAGTGGTGAAACGGGAGGACCTCTTCATAACCAGCAAACTTTGGAACACGTTCCACAGACCGGACCTCGTCGAGCCAGCCCTGAAAACCACCCTCAGTGACCTTGGCCTTGAGTACATTGACCTCTACTTGATCCACTGGCCGTTTGGCTACAAAGAAGACCCGACGACCCTCTTTCCCTCAAATCCCGATGGCACCGTGGCGTACAGCGACGTCGACTACCTCGACACCTGGAAGGCGATGGAAGCCGTGAACAAGAAGGGACTCGCCAAGAGCATCGGAGTGAGCAACTTCAACTCTGAACAACTCGAGAGAGTCGTGAAGAACGCTGAAATCCTACCGGTGACGAATCAG GTCGAATGCCATCCGTACCTGCCTCAGTTGAAACTGTCCGAATTCTGCAAAAGCAAGAACATCATATTGACGGGTTACAGTCCTCTCGGCTCTCCGGACAGACCTTGGGCCAAACCCGGCGACCCTCAACTTCTCGAAGACGCCAAGCTTAAAGAGCTTGCCGTTAAGTACAAGAAGACTCCCGCCCAAGTCGTCATCCGCTACCAG ATCGATCGTGGACACGTAGTCATTCCGAAGTCGGTGACGAAATCTCGCATCGCCGAAAACTTTAACGTTTTCGACTTCAAACTGGCACCTGAAGACATCGAGTACATCAACAGTTTCGACTGCAACGGCAGAATTTGTCCCTTAGACAA CGTGAAGACCCACAAATACTGGCCATTCCAGATTCCGTACTAA